A portion of the Drosophila sechellia strain sech25 chromosome 2R, ASM438219v1, whole genome shotgun sequence genome contains these proteins:
- the LOC6621745 gene encoding maternal protein exuperantia — protein MCSIEIPFPRSYKKMVADDIDAGVAIAVADQSSSSVGVKEELPAGNYILVGVDIDTTGRRLMDEIVQLAAYTPTDHFEQYIMPYMNLNPAARQRHQVRVISIGFYRMLKSMQTYKIIKSKSEIAALKDFLNWLEQLKTKAGPSSDGIVLICHEQRKFIPYMILESLKKYGLLERFTASVKSFANSINLAKASIGDANLKNYSLRKLSKILTTTKEEDATCSASTSGSGSVLGSGSDIVSDSVSISPRDSTVTNGDDKQSVKNAVQGKRQLFEGNASVRAKLAFDVALQLSNSNCKPEPKSSEALENLFNAIRPFAKLVVSDILELDIQNENLERQNTFRPVFLNYFKTTLYHRVRAVKFRIVLAENGFDLNKLSAIWAEKQTEGLDMALQSIGRLKIKDKTELLELLDSYFDPKKTTVKPVVNGNGNNNNNNNRRRNRRGGRHSVKNARSASSPSESTEFGAGGDKSCSVSSVPDSTTKTPSPNKPRMHRKRNSRQSLGANSNGLKVAADISSSGVSELNNSAPPAVTITPVVAQPSPTPVAITASN, from the exons ATGTGTTCAATAGAG ATTCCTTTCCCCAGATCATATAAGAAAATGGTTGCTGATGACATTGATGCCGGAGTGGCCATTGCCGTCGCCGATCAATCCTCGTCGTCCGTGGGCGTTAAGGAGGAGCTGCCGGCCGGCAATTATATCCTGGTGGGCGTGGACATCGACACCACTGGACGGCGTCTAATGGATGAG ATTGTCCAGCTGGCCGCTTACACACCCACCGACCACTTCGAGCAGTACATCATGCCATATATGAATCTGAATCCAGCTGCTCGCCAGCGCCATCAAGTTCGTGTTATTTCGATTGGCTTTTATCGTATGCTGAAGTCGATGCAGACTTATAAG ATCATTAAATCCAAGTCTGAGATCGCTGCCCTCAAGGACTTCCTCAACTGGCTTGAGCAACTGAAGACCAAGGCGGGTCCCAGCTCGGACGGGATAGTGCTTATCTGTCATGAACAGCGCAAGTTCATTCCCTACATGATCCTGGAGTCGTTGAAGAAGTACGGCCTGTTGGAGCGCTTTACCGCATCGGTGAAGTCGTTTGCAAACAGCATCAATCTGGCCAAGGCTTCCATTGGCGATGCCAACCTCAAGAACTACAGTCTGCGCAAGCTTTCCAAGATCTTGACCACGACCAAGGAGGAAGACGCGACTTGCTCTGCGTCTACatctggatctggatctgTTTTGGGATCTGGATCTGATATAGTGTCCGATTCGGTATCGATATCCCCCCGGGACAGCACCGTGACCAACGGTGACGATAAGCAATCTGTCAAGAACGCCGTTCAGGGTAAGCGGCAACTGTTTGAGGGCAATGCCAGTGTTCGTGCCAAATTGGCCTTTGATGTTGCCCTTCAGCTGAGCAACTCGAACTGCAAGCCGGAACCGAAAAGCTCGGAGGCATTGGAGAATTTGTTTAATGCCATACGTCCGTTTGCCAAGTTGGTGGTATCCGATATCCTGGAGCTGGATATCCAGAACGAGAATTTGGAGCGTCAAAACACCTTCCGTCCGGTGTTCCTGAACTACTTCAAGACCACTCTGTACCATCGTGTGCGTGCCGTGAAGTTCCGCATTGTGCTGGCCGAGAATGGCTTCGATTTGAACAAGCTAAGTGCCATCTGGGCAGAAAAGCAGACCGAGGGCCTGGACATGGCCCTGCAGTCTATTGGCCGGCTAAAGATCAAGGACAAGACGGAGCTGCTCGAGCTTCTGGATAGCTATTTCGATCCCAAGAAGACCACGGTGAAGCCGGTTGTCAATGgtaacggcaacaacaataacaataacaatcgTCGCCGCAATCGACGCGGCGGCCGCCATTCAGTGAAGAACGCTAGGTCAGCCAGCTCCCCATCGGAGAGTACCGAGTTTGGAGCAGGAGGTGACAAGTCGTGCAGCGTTTCCTCGGTGCCCGACTCCACTACCAAGACACCCTCGCCAAACAAGCCGCGTATGCACCGTAAGCGCAACTCTCGTCAAAGCTTGGGTGCAAACTCCAATGGACTCAAAGTGGCGGCTGACATATCCTCCTCCGGCGTTTCTGAGCTCAACAATAGCGCTCCACCTGCCGTAACCATAACCCCGGTCGTGGCACAACCCTCACCAACACCGGTGGCCATCACGGCCTCCAACTAA
- the LOC6610117 gene encoding MIP18 family protein galla-1 isoform X1: MLSYIKRKLSESDSGVSSIATVTSPCGGDSGSAGGTGGCESGTGSSSASISGRSQNADELVRKTSQMSMDDEAIAFGEDALLHELGYKNQTELQETIYDLLRGIRDPEKPCTLEDLNVVYEDGIFVMPPTRSNVSVVRIEFNPTVPHCSLATLIGLCIRVKVERGLPHNIKLDIYIKKGAHQTEEEINKQINDKERIAAAMENPNLRDLVENCIKDEE, from the exons ATGCTGTCCTACATAAAGCGCAAGCTCTCCGAATCCGACAGCGGCGTCAGTTCGATCGCAACCGTGACGTCGCCGTGCGGCGGCGATAGTGGGAGTGCTGGCGGAACGGGCGGCTGTGAAAGCGGTacgggcagcagcagcgccagtATCAGCGGACGCAGCCAGAACGCCGACGAGTTAGTGCGCAAAACGAGCCAGATGTCGATGGATGATGAGGCCATTGCCTTCGGGGAGGACGCACTGCTCCATGAACTGGGCTACAAGAATCAGACGGAGCTGCAGGAAACCATCTACG ATCTGTTGCGCGGCATTCGCGATCCCGAGAAGCCGTGCACTTTGGAGGACCTCAACGTTGTCTACGAGGATGGAATCTTTGTGATGCCACCCACGCGCTCCAATGTCTCAGTT GTGCGCATCGAGTTTAACCCCACAGTGCCACATTGCTCGTTGGCCACGCTGATTGGACTCTGTATACGCGTGAAGGTAGAACGTGGACTTCCTCACAACATAAAACTAGACATATACATCAAGAAGGGAGCCCATCAAACAGAGGAAGAGA TTAACAAGCAAATCAATGACAAGGAGCGCATCGCTGCGGCCATGGAGAACCCCAATCTGCGGGATTTGGTCGAGAACTGCATTAAGGATGAGGAGTAG
- the LOC6610115 gene encoding protein fem-1 homolog B isoform X1 has translation MEVDPAEEAPLDEAHTSIYDGYPPDFGYFNMAHGMLVEISEEIRAKFPHEPRLRFSQLNNLHLAARSGQMLSFVEILNSVSCRAVQTHLVNTNFDQPDGQSLTPLTMAAMSGNVKFVKTLLSHYDVDLERECNVIFDGMVVYGATAMWVAAGMGHLQIVKMLVQAGAAINHNTKAQSSPLRAACYEGRLDIVEFLIDNGADVNATNLFNNNTLMIAAYKGHHLVVKTLLQNGSRANDQALCGATALHYAAESGHLDVVVALLDHGATLKKNELGITPALQAAERLHEDVLEAFIERPGLMSLEEQITALELLGATYANDKIKYDVNKAYGYLLRAMQLRYSNPRGVIRKRVQPTVPAYDNWFETENLPKLYAIKLNHHSIHMESLAIRERILGRNNPELPQAIIYRGAVMADQGRFYQCQVLWNYAIDLRMRNNVSVDRDLLRFAQLFAQILRVENHNLTLDHVLPVLAKCQQEIENNKFKIKEAKPNACPSLWQDQNNQNCITALYLIKIVTHLARRKKDQNIDEEHIQQLFLVVRKFIQNDTRLQDGQTLLHIAVNGVMPVDEFYTNEMCRFPCYATALVLVHCGASVVAVDSARNTPLHILVTKVNTTQDRQTEMARILQLFVEAGAHLDAVNAAGQTAATACKLPILANRLHAHQNAHTSLKCLAARSIATNRLNFKGLIPTQLEAFIQMHSVHKVLP, from the exons ATGGAGGTCGATCCCGCAGAAGAGGCGCCTCTAGACGAGGCACATACGTCCATATATGATGGCTATCCGCCCGATTTCGGCTACTTCAACATGGCCCACGGAATGCTGGTGGAGATCTCCGAGGAGATCCGGGCTAAGTTTCCCCACGAGCCGCGTCTTCGTTTCTCCCAGCTAAACAACCTTCACCTGGCGGCCCGCAGTGGCCAGATGTTGAGCTTTGTCGAGATCTTGAATTCGGTTAGCTGCAGGGCGGTGCAGACCCACCTGGTGAATACA AATTTCGATCAGCCGGATGGACAATCGCTAACCCCGCTGACCATGGCCGCGATGTCGGGCAATGTGAAATTCGTGAAGACCCTGCTGTCGCACTACGACGTCGACTTGGAGCGGGAATGCAATGTCATCTTCGACGGCATGGTGGTCTACGGAGCCACCGCCATGTGGGTGGCTGCCGGAATGGGGCATCTGCAGATAGTCAAAATGCTCGTCCAAGCGGGAGCGGCCATCAATCACAATACCAAGGCGCAGTCGTCGCCACTGAGAGCGGCCTGCTATGAGG GTCGATTGGACATCGTTGAATTCCTAATTGACAATGGCGCTGACGTGAATGCCACGAATCTGTTCAACAACAACACGCTTATGATTGCCGCCTACAAGGGTCACCACCTGGTGGTAAAGACTCTACTTCAGAACGGATCAAGGGCTAATGATCAGGCGCTGTGTGGCGCCACTGCCTTGCACTATGCGGCGGAAAGCGGCCACCTGGATGTGGTGGTAGCCCTGCTAGACCATGGAGCCACTCTGAAGAAAAATGAGCTGGGAATCACACCCGCCTTGCAGGCTGCCGAACGTCTCCATGAGGATGTTCTGGAAGCGTTCATCGAACGACCCGGACTGATGAGCCTTGAGGAGCAGATCACAGCGTTGGAACTTCTTGGAGCCACCTATGCGAATGACAAAATCAAGTACGACGTGAATAAGGCCTATGGCTATCTGCTGAGAGCAATGCAGCTGCGGTACAGCAATCCACGTGGTGTGATCCGCAAAAGAGTTCAGCCCACTGTGCCTGCGTACGACAATTGGTTTGAGACTGAAAACCTGCCCAAATTGTATGCCATAAAACTTAATCACCACTCCATCCACATGGAGTCGCTGGCCATCAGGGAACGCATACTGGGCCGCAATAATCCTGAGTTGCCTCAGGCAATCATCTATCGAGGAGCTGTGATGGCGGATCAGGGCAGATTTTACCAGTGCCAGGTGCTTTGGAACTACGCCATTGATCTGCGAATGCGCAATAAT GTATCGGTAGATCGCGATCTCTTACGGTTCGCCCAGCTTTTTGCTCAGATTTTGCGGGTGGAGAACCACAATCTTACGTTAGATCACGTTTTGCCAGTTTTGGCCAAGTGTCAGCAGGAGATCGagaacaataagtttaaaattaAGGAAGCCAAGCCAAATGCCTGCCCCAGTCTATGGCAGGATCAGAATAATCAGAACTGCATTACTGCGCTCTATCTAATCAAGATCGTTACCCATTTGGCGCGACGCAAGAAGGATCAAAACATTGACGAGGAGCACATCCAGCAGCTATTCCTGGTCGTACGCAAGTTCATACAGAACGACACTCGCCTGCAGGATGGACAGACATTGCTGCACATCGCCGTAAATGGAGTGATGCCCGTAGACGAGTTCTACACAAATGAGATGTGCAG ATTTCCCTGCTATGCCACTGCTCTGGTTCTGGTACACTGTGGCGCCTCCGTGGTTGCAGTGGACTCCGCTCGGAACACCCCTCTACACATCCTAGTGACCAAGGTAAACACCACTCAGGATCGCCAGACGGAAATGGCGCGCATTCTGCAGCTGTTCGTCGAGGCAGGAGCCCATTTGGATGCAGTGAACGCGGCAGGGCAGACAGCGGCCACGGCCTGCAAGCTGC CTATCTTGGCCAATCGGCTGCACGCGCATCAGAATGCCCATACCAGCCTCAAGTGCCTGGCCGCACGCTCCATTGCCACCAACAGGCTAAACTTCAAGGGTCTGATACCCACTCAACTGGAGGCCTTCATACAGATGCACAGCGTGCACAAGGTGCTGCCGTAG
- the LOC6610117 gene encoding MIP18 family protein galla-1 isoform X2 — MLSYIKRKLSESDSGVSSIATVTSPCGGDSGSAGGTGGCESGTGSSSASISGRSQNADELVRKTSQMSMDDEAIAFGEDALLHELGYKNQTELQETIYDLLRGIRDPEKPCTLEDLNVVYEDGIFVMPPTRSNVSVFSFDSFRCASSLTPQCHIARWPR; from the exons ATGCTGTCCTACATAAAGCGCAAGCTCTCCGAATCCGACAGCGGCGTCAGTTCGATCGCAACCGTGACGTCGCCGTGCGGCGGCGATAGTGGGAGTGCTGGCGGAACGGGCGGCTGTGAAAGCGGTacgggcagcagcagcgccagtATCAGCGGACGCAGCCAGAACGCCGACGAGTTAGTGCGCAAAACGAGCCAGATGTCGATGGATGATGAGGCCATTGCCTTCGGGGAGGACGCACTGCTCCATGAACTGGGCTACAAGAATCAGACGGAGCTGCAGGAAACCATCTACG ATCTGTTGCGCGGCATTCGCGATCCCGAGAAGCCGTGCACTTTGGAGGACCTCAACGTTGTCTACGAGGATGGAATCTTTGTGATGCCACCCACGCGCTCCAATGTCTCAGTT TTTTCTTTTGATTCTTTCAGGTGCGCATCGAGTTTAACCCCACAGTGCCACATTGCTCGTTGGCCACGCTGA
- the LOC6610115 gene encoding protein fem-1 homolog B isoform X2: MAGIVSLAKFYRVFRCSELHCPGSCQLKFRLQAMHAELYRTRKRWYESAWPGAGFWRGANDTLPVTNYITYPANFDQPDGQSLTPLTMAAMSGNVKFVKTLLSHYDVDLERECNVIFDGMVVYGATAMWVAAGMGHLQIVKMLVQAGAAINHNTKAQSSPLRAACYEGRLDIVEFLIDNGADVNATNLFNNNTLMIAAYKGHHLVVKTLLQNGSRANDQALCGATALHYAAESGHLDVVVALLDHGATLKKNELGITPALQAAERLHEDVLEAFIERPGLMSLEEQITALELLGATYANDKIKYDVNKAYGYLLRAMQLRYSNPRGVIRKRVQPTVPAYDNWFETENLPKLYAIKLNHHSIHMESLAIRERILGRNNPELPQAIIYRGAVMADQGRFYQCQVLWNYAIDLRMRNNVSVDRDLLRFAQLFAQILRVENHNLTLDHVLPVLAKCQQEIENNKFKIKEAKPNACPSLWQDQNNQNCITALYLIKIVTHLARRKKDQNIDEEHIQQLFLVVRKFIQNDTRLQDGQTLLHIAVNGVMPVDEFYTNEMCRFPCYATALVLVHCGASVVAVDSARNTPLHILVTKVNTTQDRQTEMARILQLFVEAGAHLDAVNAAGQTAATACKLPILANRLHAHQNAHTSLKCLAARSIATNRLNFKGLIPTQLEAFIQMHSVHKVLP; encoded by the exons ATGGCTGGAATCGTGAGCCTGGCGAAGTTTTATCGAGTTTTTCGGTGCTCGGAACTTCACTGTCCAGGCAGCTGTCAGTTAAAATTCAGATTGCAGGCCATGCACGCGGAGCTGTATCG CACTCGCAAGCGCTGGTATGAGTCCGCTTGGCCAGGAGCAGGATTCTGGCGAGGAGCCAATGATACGCTGCCCGTGACGAACTACATCACATACCCGGCG AATTTCGATCAGCCGGATGGACAATCGCTAACCCCGCTGACCATGGCCGCGATGTCGGGCAATGTGAAATTCGTGAAGACCCTGCTGTCGCACTACGACGTCGACTTGGAGCGGGAATGCAATGTCATCTTCGACGGCATGGTGGTCTACGGAGCCACCGCCATGTGGGTGGCTGCCGGAATGGGGCATCTGCAGATAGTCAAAATGCTCGTCCAAGCGGGAGCGGCCATCAATCACAATACCAAGGCGCAGTCGTCGCCACTGAGAGCGGCCTGCTATGAGG GTCGATTGGACATCGTTGAATTCCTAATTGACAATGGCGCTGACGTGAATGCCACGAATCTGTTCAACAACAACACGCTTATGATTGCCGCCTACAAGGGTCACCACCTGGTGGTAAAGACTCTACTTCAGAACGGATCAAGGGCTAATGATCAGGCGCTGTGTGGCGCCACTGCCTTGCACTATGCGGCGGAAAGCGGCCACCTGGATGTGGTGGTAGCCCTGCTAGACCATGGAGCCACTCTGAAGAAAAATGAGCTGGGAATCACACCCGCCTTGCAGGCTGCCGAACGTCTCCATGAGGATGTTCTGGAAGCGTTCATCGAACGACCCGGACTGATGAGCCTTGAGGAGCAGATCACAGCGTTGGAACTTCTTGGAGCCACCTATGCGAATGACAAAATCAAGTACGACGTGAATAAGGCCTATGGCTATCTGCTGAGAGCAATGCAGCTGCGGTACAGCAATCCACGTGGTGTGATCCGCAAAAGAGTTCAGCCCACTGTGCCTGCGTACGACAATTGGTTTGAGACTGAAAACCTGCCCAAATTGTATGCCATAAAACTTAATCACCACTCCATCCACATGGAGTCGCTGGCCATCAGGGAACGCATACTGGGCCGCAATAATCCTGAGTTGCCTCAGGCAATCATCTATCGAGGAGCTGTGATGGCGGATCAGGGCAGATTTTACCAGTGCCAGGTGCTTTGGAACTACGCCATTGATCTGCGAATGCGCAATAAT GTATCGGTAGATCGCGATCTCTTACGGTTCGCCCAGCTTTTTGCTCAGATTTTGCGGGTGGAGAACCACAATCTTACGTTAGATCACGTTTTGCCAGTTTTGGCCAAGTGTCAGCAGGAGATCGagaacaataagtttaaaattaAGGAAGCCAAGCCAAATGCCTGCCCCAGTCTATGGCAGGATCAGAATAATCAGAACTGCATTACTGCGCTCTATCTAATCAAGATCGTTACCCATTTGGCGCGACGCAAGAAGGATCAAAACATTGACGAGGAGCACATCCAGCAGCTATTCCTGGTCGTACGCAAGTTCATACAGAACGACACTCGCCTGCAGGATGGACAGACATTGCTGCACATCGCCGTAAATGGAGTGATGCCCGTAGACGAGTTCTACACAAATGAGATGTGCAG ATTTCCCTGCTATGCCACTGCTCTGGTTCTGGTACACTGTGGCGCCTCCGTGGTTGCAGTGGACTCCGCTCGGAACACCCCTCTACACATCCTAGTGACCAAGGTAAACACCACTCAGGATCGCCAGACGGAAATGGCGCGCATTCTGCAGCTGTTCGTCGAGGCAGGAGCCCATTTGGATGCAGTGAACGCGGCAGGGCAGACAGCGGCCACGGCCTGCAAGCTGC CTATCTTGGCCAATCGGCTGCACGCGCATCAGAATGCCCATACCAGCCTCAAGTGCCTGGCCGCACGCTCCATTGCCACCAACAGGCTAAACTTCAAGGGTCTGATACCCACTCAACTGGAGGCCTTCATACAGATGCACAGCGTGCACAAGGTGCTGCCGTAG